The Clostridioides sp. ES-S-0010-02 genome window below encodes:
- a CDS encoding flavodoxin family protein, with the protein MRLLIHDLTEKDLDNLLPKLDNNIKILSNTEEIHKCIGCFGCWIKTPTTCVIKDYYRNMGKLIADSDEFIIISRCCYGGFSPFVKNILDRSISYLLPYFVIKNNEMHHKNRYEKQINLKALFYGDCITDTEKDTATNLVRANAVNLNMKEHSVSFFKNPQDVRGESL; encoded by the coding sequence ATGAGACTTTTAATACATGATTTAACTGAAAAAGATTTAGATAATTTATTACCTAAACTTGATAACAATATAAAAATACTTTCAAACACTGAAGAAATCCACAAGTGTATTGGTTGTTTTGGTTGTTGGATTAAAACACCTACTACATGTGTCATAAAAGACTATTACAGAAATATGGGTAAATTGATAGCTGATTCTGATGAATTTATTATAATAAGTAGATGTTGTTATGGTGGATTTAGCCCATTTGTCAAAAATATACTTGATAGAAGTATAAGCTATCTCCTTCCATACTTTGTAATAAAGAATAATGAAATGCATCATAAAAATAGATATGAAAAACAGATAAATTTAAAGGCTTTATTCTATGGGGATTGTATTACAGATACTGAAAAAGACACTGCTACTAATCTAGTACGTGCAAATGCTGTAAATCTCAATATGAAGGAACATTCTGTTTCATTTTTTAAAAATCCACAAGATGTAAGAGGTGAATCTTTATGA
- a CDS encoding PadR family transcriptional regulator produces MLEYIILGFLMEKELSGYDLKQKMSQSTSYFFDASFGSIYPALKRLEEKDYIYYREVIDGGKLKKLYSITDIGKSYFLEWLEKPIKFSKTKHNHLVNIFFYEYLPKEIIETNLKMLIAEIELLLNKLDAQKTEVEQNCCIDQYTCMYFTMIYGVDYYSFVINWCNNLLKKIVG; encoded by the coding sequence ATGTTAGAATACATTATTTTAGGATTTCTGATGGAAAAAGAATTAAGTGGATATGATTTAAAACAAAAGATGTCACAAAGTACTTCATACTTTTTTGATGCTAGTTTTGGTAGTATTTATCCTGCACTTAAAAGATTAGAAGAAAAAGATTATATCTACTATCGCGAAGTTATAGATGGGGGCAAATTAAAAAAACTATATTCCATAACTGATATAGGGAAATCATACTTTCTCGAGTGGTTAGAAAAACCAATTAAATTTTCTAAGACAAAGCATAACCACCTTGTTAACATATTTTTTTATGAGTACTTACCTAAAGAAATAATTGAAACAAACTTAAAAATGTTGATAGCTGAAATTGAATTACTTTTAAATAAATTAGATGCACAAAAAACTGAGGTAGAACAAAATTGTTGTATTGACCAATACACATGTATGTATTTCACAATGATTTATGGCGTTGACTATTATAGTTTTGTAATTAATTGGTGTAATAATTTATTAAAAAAAATTGTAGGATAG